In the Arthrobacter zhaoxinii genome, one interval contains:
- a CDS encoding hemerythrin domain-containing protein produces the protein MTDFFTAQPGETAAPLPPGPILCTGTVGMRRVHRFFLWAYDEAPGLVRSTPIGDTDRAAYVGEVLGNFDSVLHIHHEGEDLLMYPQLAGRAPGCALHVAQMLEQHRQVGQRLEHIEPVRRRWMETADAAAGEELAERYEDLSALLKVHLRREVTEVMPVVDRVLSEKEMDAVGQHGIEQFDKKFLVGYLGMMMATNPLDDRKAFFKEIPAPVRLAYRLVGRRMYRRQYSSLFPGREIPETL, from the coding sequence ATGACTGACTTCTTTACGGCCCAGCCGGGCGAGACCGCGGCTCCATTGCCGCCGGGGCCCATCCTCTGTACCGGGACGGTCGGAATGCGGCGCGTTCACCGTTTTTTCCTTTGGGCCTACGACGAGGCACCCGGCCTGGTGCGGTCCACCCCTATTGGCGATACGGATCGCGCCGCATACGTTGGGGAAGTGCTCGGAAACTTCGACAGCGTGCTGCACATCCACCACGAGGGTGAGGACCTGCTCATGTATCCCCAGCTGGCTGGCCGGGCACCGGGGTGCGCCCTGCATGTAGCGCAGATGCTGGAACAGCACCGGCAGGTGGGGCAGCGGCTTGAACACATCGAACCGGTCCGGCGACGCTGGATGGAGACGGCGGACGCGGCGGCCGGCGAGGAACTCGCTGAACGCTATGAGGACCTCTCCGCTCTGCTTAAAGTGCACCTGCGCCGCGAAGTCACTGAGGTGATGCCCGTGGTGGACAGGGTGTTGAGCGAAAAGGAAATGGACGCGGTCGGCCAGCACGGGATTGAACAGTTCGACAAGAAGTTTTTGGTGGGCTACCTCGGGATGATGATGGCCACGAACCCTTTGGACGACCGAAAGGCTTTCTTCAAGGAAATCCCTGCGCCGGTCAGACTTGCCTACCGCCTCGTGGGGCGCCGAATGTATCGGCGACAATATTCGTCACTCTTTCCCGGGCGTGAAATCCCGGAGACACTTTAA
- a CDS encoding DUF2231 domain-containing protein, with product MSEVSLPLRLARAVGTSPVAERVAAAQEFLYKPVLEWARKSPFHTGVLGHSIHPPLTDLTLGCWGSASILDVAGGPQSRHGAAVLVGAGLAAAVPTAIAGASDWAGMTGDARRIGAVHALGTDVAVFTNAGSLIARARGRHGLGVALALAGNAVLAGSGFLGGHLALNRGTARRVPVDV from the coding sequence GTGAGTGAAGTTTCGCTGCCGCTGCGTCTGGCCCGGGCCGTGGGTACCAGCCCGGTCGCGGAACGCGTTGCCGCCGCCCAGGAGTTCCTCTACAAACCGGTTCTCGAATGGGCGCGGAAAAGCCCGTTCCATACCGGCGTCCTTGGGCACTCAATCCATCCGCCGCTCACTGATCTGACGCTTGGCTGCTGGGGCAGCGCGTCCATCCTCGATGTAGCCGGAGGACCTCAGTCACGGCACGGTGCCGCCGTCCTGGTGGGCGCGGGGCTGGCCGCGGCGGTGCCCACCGCTATCGCCGGGGCCAGCGACTGGGCAGGAATGACCGGCGACGCACGTCGAATCGGCGCCGTTCATGCCCTGGGTACCGATGTGGCGGTGTTTACCAACGCGGGATCCCTGATCGCCCGGGCACGCGGCCGGCACGGACTGGGCGTGGCCCTGGCCCTTGCCGGCAATGCGGTTCTGGCGGGTTCCGGCTTCCTGGGCGGGCATCTGGCGCTCAACCGCGGAACGGCCCGCCGGGTACCTGTCGACGTCTGA
- a CDS encoding RNA polymerase sigma factor, with the protein MEESRLRVLTPQVIAVLVRRGADFAAAEDAVQDALLEALRTWPENPPRDPKGWLVTAAWRKFLDAARAESSRRRRELRIDAEPAPGVVGSTDDTLQLYFLCAHPSLSPSSAVALTLRAVGGLTTRQIAAAYLVGEATMAQRISRAKRTVAGVRFDTPGDVATVLRVLYLVFNEGYSGDVDLAAEAIRLTRQLAAAVDHPEVRGLLALMLLHHARRPARIDDGGRLVPLAQQDRGRWDTRAISEGVGILQRALARDRLGEYQAQAAVAALHADAQKAEETDWPQIVQWYDELVRLTGSPVAKLNRAVAVGEADGPRAGLAALAELEASLPRHTAARAYLHEKSGDVEQAARLYTEAALLAPNLAERNHLTLQAARLNAAARHRSG; encoded by the coding sequence GTGGAGGAAAGCCGGCTGCGGGTGCTCACCCCGCAGGTCATCGCCGTCCTCGTCCGCCGCGGAGCCGACTTCGCGGCGGCCGAAGACGCGGTGCAGGACGCTCTGCTCGAAGCCCTGCGCACCTGGCCGGAGAATCCGCCCCGGGACCCGAAGGGCTGGCTGGTCACCGCCGCGTGGCGGAAGTTCCTCGACGCGGCCCGCGCAGAGTCGTCCCGCCGTCGTCGTGAACTAAGGATCGACGCCGAACCCGCACCCGGCGTCGTCGGCTCCACCGACGACACGCTGCAGCTGTATTTCCTCTGTGCGCATCCGTCGCTGTCCCCGTCCTCGGCGGTCGCGCTGACCCTGCGCGCCGTCGGCGGGCTGACCACCCGGCAGATCGCCGCCGCGTATCTGGTCGGCGAGGCGACCATGGCCCAGCGGATCAGCCGGGCCAAACGGACCGTCGCCGGCGTCCGGTTCGACACCCCCGGCGACGTCGCCACCGTGCTGCGCGTGCTGTATCTGGTGTTCAACGAGGGCTACTCGGGCGACGTCGACCTCGCCGCCGAAGCCATCCGGCTCACCCGGCAGCTGGCCGCCGCCGTCGACCATCCGGAGGTGCGGGGACTGCTGGCGCTGATGCTGCTGCACCACGCCCGCCGGCCGGCGCGGATTGACGACGGCGGTCGGCTCGTTCCGCTGGCGCAGCAGGACCGCGGCCGCTGGGATACCCGCGCGATCTCCGAAGGGGTCGGTATCCTGCAGCGGGCGCTGGCGCGTGACCGGCTGGGTGAATACCAGGCCCAGGCCGCCGTCGCCGCCCTGCATGCGGATGCGCAGAAGGCGGAGGAGACCGACTGGCCACAGATTGTGCAGTGGTACGACGAACTGGTTCGGCTCACGGGCAGCCCGGTCGCGAAGTTAAATCGGGCCGTCGCCGTCGGTGAGGCGGACGGGCCGCGTGCCGGCCTTGCCGCGCTGGCGGAACTGGAGGCGTCGCTCCCCCGGCACACTGCGGCGCGGGCGTACCTGCATGAGAAGAGCGGCGACGTCGAACAGGCCGCTCGGCTCTATACGGAGGCCGCACTGCTGGCGCCGAATCTGGCGGAGCGGAACCACCTGACCCTGCAGGCCGCACGGCTCAACGCTGCTGCGCGGCACCGCTCCGGCTAG
- a CDS encoding alpha/beta fold hydrolase translates to MASEVRNLRLHTGITVPCLVQGDADAPPVLLLHAWAESRRSFDRLLPGLANFRVYAPDLRGHGDAAKPQDGYSLAEQAADAAAVLDALEVATTSVLGSSSGGYVAQQLAIEHPDRVAALVLVGSPLTLQGRPGFADDVNGLTDPVAEDWVRGFLASFPLIQEVPPWFMEDRVRDGVKMPAHAWKLSLRGLYTAVPPTETGTIDVPTLILLGGQDGLLPRADQDTLAARIDGAELKIYPDAAHLVLWECPEQVAADTTAFLTSLA, encoded by the coding sequence ATGGCATCCGAGGTCCGGAATCTTCGGCTTCACACCGGCATCACTGTGCCGTGTCTCGTCCAGGGCGACGCCGATGCACCACCGGTCTTGCTGCTGCACGCCTGGGCCGAATCCCGCCGGAGCTTCGACAGGCTGCTGCCCGGTCTAGCCAACTTCCGGGTCTATGCCCCGGACCTCCGCGGCCATGGCGATGCCGCCAAACCGCAGGACGGATACTCGCTGGCAGAACAGGCAGCGGATGCCGCAGCGGTTCTGGACGCTCTCGAGGTGGCGACGACGTCGGTCCTTGGCTCCTCGAGCGGCGGCTATGTGGCCCAGCAGTTGGCCATTGAGCACCCTGACCGGGTGGCGGCGCTTGTGCTGGTGGGCTCCCCCTTGACCCTGCAGGGCCGGCCCGGGTTCGCCGACGACGTCAACGGCTTGACTGATCCGGTCGCCGAGGACTGGGTGCGCGGTTTCCTCGCTTCGTTTCCCCTCATCCAGGAGGTTCCCCCGTGGTTCATGGAGGACCGGGTGCGTGACGGCGTCAAGATGCCAGCGCACGCGTGGAAGCTGAGTCTGCGCGGCCTGTACACGGCAGTTCCGCCAACCGAAACGGGAACCATCGACGTTCCCACGCTGATCCTGTTGGGCGGACAGGACGGCCTGCTGCCCCGCGCGGACCAGGACACCCTGGCCGCCCGCATAGACGGAGCGGAACTGAAGATCTATCCCGACGCCGCTCACTTGGTGTTGTGGGAATGCCCCGAACAGGTCGCAGCGGATACGACGGCGTTCCTGACTTCTCTCGCTTGA
- a CDS encoding YciI family protein translates to MAKFLLLKHYRGAPEALNNVPMDQWTPDEVAAHMQFMEDYAERLQANGEYVEGQALSPEGTFVRYDGEGRPPVTDGPFAETKDLIAGWFAIDVDGYDRALELAGELSAAPAAGGKPLHEWIEVRPFLAAPVTITE, encoded by the coding sequence ATGGCCAAGTTTCTGTTGCTCAAGCACTACCGCGGCGCACCCGAGGCGCTCAACAACGTACCGATGGACCAGTGGACACCGGATGAAGTCGCGGCGCACATGCAGTTTATGGAGGATTATGCCGAACGGCTGCAGGCCAACGGCGAATACGTCGAGGGCCAGGCCCTCTCCCCCGAGGGAACCTTCGTGCGGTACGACGGCGAGGGTCGGCCTCCGGTGACCGACGGTCCGTTCGCGGAAACCAAGGACCTGATTGCCGGCTGGTTCGCCATCGATGTGGACGGCTATGACCGCGCACTCGAACTGGCCGGCGAGCTGTCCGCGGCACCGGCCGCCGGCGGCAAACCGCTGCACGAGTGGATCGAGGTCCGTCCGTTCCTGGCTGCGCCCGTCACGATCACGGAATAA
- a CDS encoding Lrp/AsnC family transcriptional regulator has product MPESSLNPLDLRIINALQIYPRAPWTQLAPILGADAATLNRRWRDLHAAGSAWISTFDTGSWEAGALVEINCHSGANLRVAAALAETPEAIGVDLTAGGRDIVATVAASSEAALWAYLLDELPLVDGIESVRSHPIARNVFDGSAWRVRALDAVETSQVQALLPAAGGRPAGRNARLEREIIAVLNQDGRATATAIGTALGESARHIRETLAQMTASGRLHQRTDLVRGASGWPVSAWYFLRVPASKLDAVAARLPHLDELRIVSHTVGPYDLIMGVWLKSLAEVQRLEQHLEVKLSGVSTADRSVVLRSVKQLGQILDHRGRATGRSNLHAV; this is encoded by the coding sequence ATGCCGGAAAGTTCCCTAAATCCACTGGATCTGCGGATTATCAACGCACTCCAGATTTATCCGCGGGCGCCCTGGACCCAGCTGGCGCCCATCCTCGGGGCCGACGCTGCCACGCTGAACCGCCGCTGGCGGGACCTGCACGCGGCGGGCAGCGCGTGGATCAGCACCTTTGACACGGGCAGCTGGGAGGCGGGGGCGCTGGTCGAGATTAACTGCCATTCGGGCGCCAACCTGCGCGTGGCGGCAGCGCTGGCCGAGACGCCGGAAGCCATCGGCGTCGACCTTACCGCCGGCGGCCGCGACATCGTGGCCACCGTTGCGGCCTCCAGCGAAGCCGCGCTCTGGGCGTATCTGCTGGACGAACTGCCGCTGGTCGACGGCATTGAATCCGTCCGCAGCCATCCGATTGCGCGCAACGTGTTCGACGGCAGCGCCTGGCGGGTGCGGGCCCTGGATGCCGTGGAAACCTCGCAGGTGCAGGCCCTGCTACCTGCCGCCGGCGGCCGTCCGGCCGGCCGGAACGCCCGCCTGGAGCGGGAGATCATTGCCGTCCTGAACCAGGACGGCCGGGCCACCGCGACGGCAATCGGCACCGCGCTGGGCGAAAGCGCGCGGCATATCCGCGAAACCCTGGCGCAGATGACCGCGTCCGGGCGGCTGCACCAGCGCACCGACCTGGTCCGCGGTGCCTCGGGCTGGCCGGTGAGCGCCTGGTATTTCCTCCGGGTACCGGCTTCCAAGCTCGACGCCGTGGCCGCCCGGCTGCCGCATCTGGACGAACTGCGGATCGTCTCGCACACGGTGGGACCGTATGACCTGATCATGGGCGTCTGGCTCAAGAGCCTGGCCGAGGTGCAGCGGCTGGAGCAGCATCTGGAGGTGAAGCTGTCCGGGGTGTCAACGGCGGACCGCTCGGTGGTCCTGCGCAGCGTCAAGCAGCTCGGGCAGATTCTGGACCACCGCGGGCGGGCCACCGGCCGGAGCAACCTGCACGCGGTCTAG
- a CDS encoding ATP-dependent nuclease codes for MALGMQDHSEIRDSELKELSNRVSKRSYGSYMLAMHLNKLRAYSGASIRFDFPVTALVGPNGGGKTTVLGAAALIFEAIPPRRFFAKSGKYDASMLNWKVEYELLERDSKNTVATRTASYRKSKWNRTGIKRPVLLFGVTRTIPASERTDLHSFIGGSFEGYSEQVLSEGTREAVQRILGKEAQRYLLVDASKMSDKKLYAATTPSGDAYSEFHFGAGEASVIRIVADIEKSPDESLILIEEIENGLHPVATKRLVEYLIGVARRKSCQVIFSTHSNDALAPLPDEAVWSCNNGTLAQGKLDVGALRTLTGQVQASFAIFVEDRFAEEMALAALRRYHRTMGVDLLGVAIHAVGGHGNAAKFARAHNDNPAISFRAMAILDGDMKDKVDQDKMIVAFPGDSDPELHVAISIASILDRVAAKIAVSFGLPVSEQTRVSEVIRSRMRTNHDPHVLFEQIGEDLDFTAGITVERTFLGLWAEEFPEEVEAIFAPVKAVMPRRSSKPQASLA; via the coding sequence ATGGCACTGGGTATGCAAGATCATAGTGAGATCCGGGACTCGGAACTCAAGGAACTGTCAAATAGGGTTTCAAAAAGAAGTTATGGCAGTTATATGCTAGCCATGCACCTGAATAAGCTTCGAGCGTATTCAGGTGCTTCCATTCGGTTCGACTTTCCGGTCACAGCACTTGTAGGACCTAATGGGGGCGGTAAAACCACAGTGTTGGGTGCTGCTGCCCTCATTTTCGAGGCGATCCCGCCCCGGCGTTTTTTCGCAAAGAGTGGCAAATATGACGCCAGTATGCTCAATTGGAAAGTCGAATACGAGCTTCTGGAGCGCGATAGTAAGAATACTGTCGCAACTCGGACAGCCAGTTACCGTAAGTCAAAATGGAACAGAACCGGTATAAAAAGGCCAGTCCTGCTCTTCGGTGTCACTCGTACAATCCCCGCAAGTGAACGAACCGACTTGCATTCCTTTATTGGCGGTTCCTTTGAAGGATATAGTGAGCAGGTGCTCTCCGAGGGAACTCGGGAAGCTGTTCAGCGAATTCTCGGAAAAGAAGCGCAGAGGTATCTCCTGGTAGATGCGTCAAAAATGAGTGACAAGAAGTTGTATGCTGCGACGACGCCCTCAGGGGACGCGTACTCCGAGTTTCACTTTGGTGCTGGCGAAGCTAGTGTCATCCGCATAGTTGCAGATATTGAAAAAAGCCCCGATGAGTCGCTAATTCTGATTGAAGAAATTGAAAATGGTCTACATCCGGTGGCAACGAAACGCCTCGTCGAGTACCTCATAGGTGTGGCCAGGAGGAAGTCGTGCCAGGTTATATTCTCGACGCACTCCAACGATGCCCTGGCACCACTGCCAGATGAAGCCGTCTGGTCTTGTAATAACGGAACTCTAGCCCAAGGAAAATTAGATGTTGGCGCTCTCCGTACGCTGACCGGACAAGTTCAGGCGTCATTTGCCATTTTCGTTGAAGACCGCTTCGCAGAAGAAATGGCGCTGGCGGCGTTGCGTCGCTATCACCGAACTATGGGTGTGGACCTGCTCGGTGTAGCAATCCATGCCGTAGGCGGTCATGGAAATGCGGCTAAGTTCGCCCGTGCCCACAACGACAATCCGGCTATATCGTTTCGAGCCATGGCCATTCTCGACGGTGATATGAAGGATAAGGTCGATCAGGATAAAATGATAGTTGCATTTCCTGGGGATAGTGACCCCGAGCTCCACGTCGCAATTTCTATCGCGAGCATCCTAGACCGAGTGGCGGCAAAGATCGCCGTTTCCTTCGGACTCCCTGTTTCCGAGCAGACTCGGGTTAGCGAGGTGATTCGCAGTCGCATGCGAACAAATCATGACCCACATGTGCTCTTTGAGCAGATTGGTGAGGATCTGGACTTCACTGCGGGTATTACTGTTGAGCGGACATTCCTCGGGCTCTGGGCAGAAGAGTTCCCCGAAGAGGTCGAAGCGATCTTCGCCCCAGTAAAGGCTGTCATGCCTCGGCGCAGCTCAAAACCGCAGGCTTCGCTGGCCTAG